The genomic DNA agtggtagatacactggagggtagggataggatacagagggacctagacaaattagaggattgggccaaaagaaatctgatgaggttcaacaaggacaagtacagagtcctgcacttaggatggaagaatcacaTGCACTGCTAccgactagggaccaaatggctaggcagcaaagaaggacctaggggttacagtggacaagaagctggatatgagtcaacagtgggcccttgttgccaaggaggctaactgcattttgggctgtacaaGTGGGAGGATTGCtggcagatcaagggacgtgatcattcccctctattctgcattgGTAAGaccttatctggagtactgtgttcagttttggccCCTAAACTACAAGAacgatgtggaaaaattggaaagagtccagcagagggcaacaaaaatgattagggagctggagcacatgacttatgaggagaggctgagggaactgggattgtttagtttgcggaagagaagaatgaggggggatttgatagctgctttcaactacctgaaagagggttccaaagaggatggatctagaccaggggttctcaaactgggggtcgggactcctcagggggtcatgaggttattacacagggcgtcacgagctgtcagcctccaccccgaaCTCCAGTCTGCCTTcaatatttataatggtgttaaatatatacaaaagtaTTTCTAATTAATATGCgggggggatcacactcagaggcttggtgtGTGAAAGAgctcaccagtacagaagtttgagaacccctgatctagactgttGTCACTGGtaccaaatgacagaacaaggagcaatggtctcaagtggcagtgggggaggtttaggttggatatttttcactaggaggtgatgaagcactagaatgggttaactagggaggtggtggaatctccttccttagaagtttttaaggtcaggcttgacaaagccctggctgggatgatttagttggggattggtcctgctttgatcagggggtggactagatgattcTAGGCCCTCCTCAAACTCCCCCACCACATTCCACACATTCCACACATATTCCCAGTATTCTGTGCCCTCCATCCCTAGGGACTGGTTTCACAGTGAAAGCTGGAGTTACAAGCAGCTGTGAGAACAATAACCGAGAGACTTTTTCTCATTACCATCTCCTGTTTGATAAAATGTTTGTGTATGGTCCTGCTATTAAACTTtagtttttgaaattaaatgaatttttatttgTGTCATACGCATGTTAGTTGGTGCTGACATTCAAACACAGTGGCTATAGGCAGGAATATTTTCTCAGTACAATTAACGCTCAGGAAGTAGGCACTACAGGGGTCATTCAAGGGAGCAAGCTAACATTGCCTGGCTGAATGCATCACATAAAGACACATTACTGAGAattgtcaaaatgctccttcaaagcctTCCTAATTCTAATAATCTcccactgtgcccctctaattgccatggtatctggctgctcaaaatcagcagccatcCAATCTACCTCAGCGATTCATCCCTGGGGAAACTTTTCCCTCTTCACTTCGCAAGTGTTATACAGAAAACAGCAGGCTGCTGTGACCATCCGAATGTTTTCCTCATTGAGCTCTAACCTACCAAAAAGGGTTATAATCCTTATAATCTGCAAAAGGCATATTCAGTGATCATTCAAtacctgctgagcctgttgttgaagcactccttgctgctaTCTAGTTCCTGAAGTAAGGCTTTATGAGCCATGGGAGGAAGGCATatgcaagggcaaggatcactttgggcatttccacatccccagtTTGAATGTCCTAGTCTGGAAATAAAGTCCCAGCATGCAGATTTCAATACAGTCcagtgttcttaaagatgcacacatacacattccCTGACCTCCctgcactgatgtcagtgaaatggccctggtgatccaccagtgcctgCAAGACCATGGAGAAGTAACCCTTCTGGTTTATGTTCTCCATTGCAAGATAGTTTGGGGCCAAAATTGGGTATGCGTTCCATATGTCACCCAGCCGCAGTTTGGGAATCCCATTGCCTCAATGCCATCTTTTATTTCCTACACATTACGCAGaatcacagtccttcatagcaggaggtgattaatagccctgcatacttgcatcaCCATAGCCCCCACAATGTactttccaactccaaactgagTCCTGACTGACACCAGAGCTGCCAGTTTCCACACAGCGATCACCACTCATTTTTCCACAGTGAAACAGCTCTTgttctggtgtccttgcactgcagggctggggaaaactCTGCACATGGTTCCAGGATGGTGCatttgcacatccaaaagttctacagccactgctcatcatcccatacatGCATCACACTGTGGtaccaccattcagtgcttgtttcctgagcccagttCTGACAGTCCACCATGTGCAACTACTCGCTGAATGCCATAAGAAATCTTGAATTATTTCTTTCAGTGGTATACAGTATGGCAGGCACTACTGATTCACTTTTTGATTCagagctcatgaaatactgcaggaccaGTCACACTGTGTTCATCATGCTCATCACCAGATGGTCAGCAGTTCAGaatccatgctttcaggcagagttGGTGGGCACACAGTTTACATGGCCTGTTAAAAACAGTGCAAAACTAACCAATGGAATGATGGAACAGAAAGAAGTTTATCATGGTACAGTTAGGATGCCCCTATAATGCACCACAATCCATTCCCACACCTCCTAGCAACAGAGGGTGATGAGTGGCACAGTGaaatcacttgtgtgtgtgtgtgtgcacacttcggtccttgtgtcagcagtgtaTCTTACAGAGTGACTGGCAGTTTTATTTGATCTTTTTTCATGCTaaataagtttttgtttttaggaaaaaaaattaaattgagatATGCAGAGCTAACATGTGCCCCCTCTTTCACATGGGAAACTAGAATGGATCCCTTGCAATATATaataataaccaaaaaaaaaaaaaaggatttttcagGACAGTATGTTTAAATCTGGATTCAAATACTTGGTTGATGAAACACTCCTCAAAGGCCAGCATGAAATTATGTAATTTGAATATTGTTTGCACAGCATGCTTCAAATTTTACCCAGCCCGTTGTGAAAAGAACTATAGGATAAAATTGTGTATCTGTGTGTTGAGACAAACTGAGAGGAAAACAAATAACGGCCCATACTCTTATATTTTTCCATACTCTTTCATAGATTTCATCTACTGGTACTTAAATAATTAACAGAATATTACTGTACAGATAAGACTCTGGAGTGGATTCAGCATATATTTTGAGACAAGGAAAGCAGATTGATTAATTGTATAAATAAGGGAAGACTTGCTAATTTCTCAATAGAACAGTAACATGTACTTTCATGGGGATAtctagggccctgattcagcaatgtGTTTAACCACATAAATAATCTTATTGGGTGCTAGAACAAGTTTTATATTCAGTTGTATTCAGAAAATACAAGCAACATGATTTACTAGCAGACATGCAAATCTGCTATCTGTAAGCATAGAAAGTAATTTACCTGTAATGAATTGTGCTGGTCAACCCTGCATAAATTGAGGAAAAGATGGCAGTGAATGTAATTTGCTTATCTGGAGCATCTTGTCGCATttggggagtgaagttctggaacagccttccgagggaagtagtgggggcaaaagacttatcgggctttaagactaagcttgataagtatatggaggggatgatatgatgggatagtttaatttgggcaattgatcttggattatcggcagataagtttgctcaatggtctgtgaggggatgttggatgggatgggaactgagttactgcagagaattctttcttgggtgctggctgggagtctgccacatgctcagggtttagctgatcgcctttttgggtcggaaggaattttcctccagggcggattggcagaggccctggaggttttcgcttcctctgcagcgtggggcatgggtcgcttgctgtggagttccctgcagcttgaggtcttcaatctcaattttgacgatttcaataactcagtcatgggtcgggttgttataaatgtgtatgggtagggtttgtggcctgctctgtgcaggaggtcagactagatgacatattggtcccttctgacctatgagtctatgagtctatgagtctatttgtCTACTTTTGGCACCCTCTTTTGACCATTATACACCCTCCCTACCCCTTGGCTTCCTTGGTTTGTTTCTTGAGATGCACACCAAATTCTGGAAGAGAATACATATTTCAGTCCCTTTGCATAAAAAGTGATGATtggaaatttcaatgaaaaactaaaaattctcaattttttttgtattatctgcCCTCCCATTTTTCAACAGCTGTGTGTTTGCAATGATATTTTTGTCATTGTTTATGTGATTTCACCCCCAAACTATACTTTAGCACctataggcctgattctgcaaactcttatacatgtgcttaacttatGCATGACATAATCCCCTTAAAACCAATAGCATAATCATCTCTGTaagctaagcatgtgcataagatttgcaggactggggctcaaTCTTGACTTGGGGTAAATAATGAGTTAacagggggcagagaggttaTGGGAACTGCATGATGGCTCTCATTTATGGTAAAAAGAagtgatgaagtgggctatagccacAAAAGCTATTCTCAataatgtgttagtctctaaggttccacaagtactcctgtctttttgtggatacagactaacatggctgctgttTGGAAAActtatttgtttatttcttctGCTTATTTTTTAGGCACTAACTATGTTCTGTTCTTCCATTCTAGTGCATTGCATCCAATATGTAATAAATCTGATATCCTGCAAGACGCTGATGAGCAGCCGTGCAGACAGGGTGCACAGAAGATCTGTAGTTGAGGATTACTTTCCAACAACTACATGGATTTTGACTCACTAGAAAATGAATTTGACTTTGACTATGGCTTATGTAATGAAGTCGTACATGTGGCTTGCTCTCCTAAGCCTGATGCCTTCAATCCTTGTGAAGATATTATGGGATACAATATCCTCAGAGTCCTGATATGGTTTATCAACATTCTAGCTATCACTGGGAACATCATTGTGTTGGTTATTTTAATAAGCAGTCAATATAAACTCACTGTCCCTCGGTTTCTAATGTGCAATCTTGCATTTGCAGACCTATGTATAGGCATCTACCTGTTATTGATTGCATCTGTAGATATACAGACAAAAAGCCAGTATTACAACTACGCCATAGACTGGCAAACTGGTGCGGGATGCAGTGCTGCAGGGTTTTTCACTGTGTTTGCGAGCGAACTTTCAGTTTACACACTGACTGTGATCACTCTGGAAAGATGGCATACAATCACCTATGCCATGCAACTGGACCGCAAAGTTCGATTTCGGCATGCAATGGTCATTATGATTTTTGGTTGGATGTTTGCCTTCACTGTGGCCCTTCTTCCCATATTTGGAGTCAGCAGCTACATGAAAGTCAGCATTTGCTTGCCCATGGATATAGAAACACCCCTTTCTCAGGCTTATATCATATTCCTTTTAGTACTGAATGTTCTTGCATTTATGATCATCTGTGCCTGTTACATCTGCATCTACTTTACTGTGAGAAATCCTAATGTTATCGCTTCAAACAGTGACACCAAAATTGCCAAGCGCATGGCTATACTGATCTTCACCGATTTTCTGTGCATGGCACCAATATCTTTTTTTGCAATATCGGCATCACTCAAGTTTCCTCTCATCACTGTGTCCAAATCCAAGATCCTCCTAGTTTTGTTCTACCCGATAAATTCATGTGCCAATCCTTTCTTGTATGCAATTTTCACAAAAACCTTCCGCAGAGATTTCTTCATTTTACTGAGCAAGTTTGGTTGCTGCCAAATGCAAGCCCAAATTTATAGAACAGAGACGTCCTCATCTGTCCATAATTCCCATATGAGAAATGGTCATTGCACTCCAGCTTCTAAAACCAGTGATGGAACTATTTATTCATTAGTTCCTCTGAATCActtgaactgaaatatttgtgTGGATTTACGTATAGGGCAGCATGGTTGTTTTTAACTGTGAAtttgtaaaatgatttttaacaTAACATGTAAAGTTATATTTTCAAtggagaaacatttttatttactgctgtaaactttatttttatgaaCAGCCAGCAAAAGTGACATCATATCTTCAGTTTTTGAAGGACAACCAACAAAACTTCAGTTAACACTTTGAAGAGTTTCTCAAGAATTACATAAACTCTGGAGAATCTATTGTCTCCCTACACTTTTCTAAAGTTATCCTAGGCTATGTAATGCATTGTGTTTGAGAATTCAGTGTTGACTATGAAtggctgaaagaaaaaaaatacagaattaaaatgttttgctgtaAAACATACTAGAGATCTTGTTAA from Chelonoidis abingdonii isolate Lonesome George chromosome 3, CheloAbing_2.0, whole genome shotgun sequence includes the following:
- the FSHR gene encoding LOW QUALITY PROTEIN: follicle-stimulating hormone receptor (The sequence of the model RefSeq protein was modified relative to this genomic sequence to represent the inferred CDS: substituted 1 base at 1 genomic stop codon), with the translated sequence MSFFLICLVVFLGDCFGCQHHLCQCSDRIFICQESKVIQIPRDIPRNSTELRFVLTKVRVIAKGAFSGLGDLEKIEISQNDALEVIEANVFSNLPKLHEIRIEKANNLVYIDQDAFQNLPSLKYLSISNTGIKFLPTVHKLQSLQKVLLDIQDNINIRTIERNSFMGLSSESVIIRLNKNGIREIQNHAFNGTFLDELNLSDNHNLEKLPNEVFQGANGPVVLDISKTRISFLPASGLENIKKLRARSAYNLKKLPALEKFVALIEANLTYPSHCCAFTNWKRQIALHPICNKSDILQDADEQPCRQGAQKICSXGLLSNNYMDFDSLENEFDFDYGLCNEVVHVACSPKPDAFNPCEDIMGYNILRVLIWFINILAITGNIIVLVILISSQYKLTVPRFLMCNLAFADLCIGIYLLLIASVDIQTKSQYYNYAIDWQTGAGCSAAGFFTVFASELSVYTLTVITLERWHTITYAMQLDRKVRFRHAMVIMIFGWMFAFTVALLPIFGVSSYMKVSICLPMDIETPLSQAYIIFLLVLNVLAFMIICACYICIYFTVRNPNVIASNSDTKIAKRMAILIFTDFLCMAPISFFAISASLKFPLITVSKSKILLVLFYPINSCANPFLYAIFTKTFRRDFFILLSKFGCCQMQAQIYRTETSSSVHNSHMRNGHCTPASKTSDGTIYSLVPLNHLN